In one Triplophysa dalaica isolate WHDGS20190420 chromosome 9, ASM1584641v1, whole genome shotgun sequence genomic region, the following are encoded:
- the dhrs13b.1 gene encoding dehydrogenase/reductase SDR family member 13b.1: protein MNELLLIAGIFIAVLIFFRQLVRGAQCKSKTKLHGKTVIVTGSNTGIGKATAVELAMRGARVILACRNQVLGEAAVAVVKRESGSKNVVFMKLDLASLKSVRSFAQTFLKTEERLDILINNAGVYAQGTTEDGLGLMFGVNHIGHFLLTNLLLERMKECAPSRIVTVSSYLHNLGTIDFDCLRTHKEFGVGDSFIDVFKIYSHSKLCNVLFTHELAKKLQGTNVTCYSLHPGAVDSDLGRYTNKKIRRFIYRPIAAMFFKDIEAGAQTTLHCALQEGIESLSGRYFSNCAVQKVAAKAQDDAVAKKLWEVSETLSGLS from the exons ATGAATGAGCTTCTGTTGATCGCCGGTATTTTTATCGCCGTGCTGATATTTTTTCGTCAACTTGTACGTGGGGCACAATGCAAAAGCAAGACTAAACTGCATGGTAAAACGGTCATCGTAACAG GCAGTAATACAGGCATAGGTAAAGCGACGGCTGTGGAGTTAGCAATGAGAGGAGCGAGAGTCATTCTGGCATGTCGGAACCAAGTGCTCGGCGAGGCGGCTGTTGCGGTTGTAAAACGA GAAAGCGGGAGTAAAAATGTGGTTTTCATGAAGCTGGATCTAGCCAGTCTGAAATCCGTGCGCTCCTTTGCACAAACTTTCCTTAAGACGGAGGAAAGACTGGATATTCTCATCAACAACGCAg GGGTCTATGCGCAGGGCACCACAGAGGATGGTCTTGGTCTTATGTTTGGTGTCAATCACATCGGTCACTTCCTCCTGACTAACTTGCTGCtggaaagaatgaaagaatgtgCACCAAGCCGTATTGTCACCGTGTCTTCGTATTTACACAACTTGGGTACCATTGACTTCGACTGTCTTCGCACACACAAGGAGTTTGGAGTGGGCGATAGTTTCATCGATGTCTTTAAGATCTATTCCCACAGCAAGCTGTGCAACGTCCTGTTTACACACGAGCTTGCAAAGAAGCTGCAGGGAACCAATGTGACCTGTTACAGCCTTCATCCAG GTGCTGTAGATTCTGATCTGGGTCGTTACACGAATAAAAAGATTAGGAGGTTTATATACAGGCCCATTGCAGCCATGTTCTTCAAGGACATAGAAGCTGGTGCCCAGACAACTCTACACTGTGCCCTGCAAGAGGGCATCGAATCCCTGAGCGGCAGGTATTTCTCCAATTGTGCAGTGCAGAAGGTGGCAGCCAAAGCTCAGGATGATGCTGTGGCCAAGAAGCTGTGGGAAGTGAGCGAGACATTAAGTGGTTTGTCATGA